The nucleotide window TTACTCACAGTCTCTTGGGACGCCACATTTTGTCGGTGGATATGTTCACCAAGGAGCAGCTTAATGACATTTTCAATTTGGCTCAATTGCTTAAGAGTCGTGTGGTTAAAGATCGTCCCGTGGATGATTTGTTAAAGGGCAAAATCATGGCATCCGTATTTTATGAAGTTAGTACCAGAACGTCTTGCAGTTTTTCAGCAGCCATGCAAAGAATGGGTGGTCGTGTCATTTATATGGATGAGACCAGTTCTTCGGTGAAAAAGGGTGAAACCTTGGAGGACAGTATATCGGTGATGGCTGGCTATGCGGATGTGGTAGTGCTAAGACATCCACAACCTGGTGCAGTGGGCGtaagtatacaaaaaaaatactgacAGTAGTTGACTCGGGTTCTAATAAGATTTATTTGTTCATAGCGTGCTGCTCAGCATTCACGCAAACCTTTGATTAATGCCGGCGATGGTGTTGGTGAACATCCCAGTCAAGCTTTACTCGATATCTTCACCATAAGAGAGGAAATCGGTACCGTCAATGGTCTCACCATTACTATGGTGGGTGATTTGAAACACGGTCGCACCGTGCATTCTCTGGCCCGTCTCTTGACTCTCTACAATGTGACCATACAATATGTCAGCCCCTCTAACTTGGGCATGCCCGAGCACATCATGCGCTATATCAGCTCCAAGGGTATTAGTCAAAAGGTCATGCAAAGCTTAGAGGAAGCCCTACCCACCACCGATGTGTTGTATATGACACGCATACAAAAGGAAAGATTCGCCAGCGAGGAAGAATATGAAATGGTAGGTTACGAAAATTTACCTAAAGATGTAGACAAGTGtaactaatttatttttctttatttttgttatagtGCTGCGGTAAATTTATTGTCACACCCAAACTCATGACCCGTGCCAGTCGTCGTACCATTGTTATGCATCCTTTGCCTCGTGTATTTGAAATTAGCAAAGATTTCGACTCAGATCCCAGAGCGGCCTATTTCCGTCAAGCCGAATACGGCATGTATGTACGCATGGCTCTATTAGCCATGGTAATGGGTTGTCGCAACTGATACGCTGCGGAATACCAAGAAATTGTTGATTTACTTTAGAAGGCATTTTTCTATTTACTAGGATTTTTTACATAAGTTATattctctttttttatatacatatactattTTACAATATCATTTATaataaactacatacatatactatataataaaattaacaaagtttaaaagcttaaaaaatacatacaaaaaaacaattgcttgtttcacattttgtttgaTAATATTTAGATTCTAATTCGAATACGAAAAATATAGACATTGCAACATCATGCCACAAATGCTTCTTTAGCCCAAAATTCCGTTCAGTCTCTTGTTTACATTtcactttaattttagttgCAATACGCACTGTGCTGTTGCGTCTAACACTTTATTAATAACGTTCTATTTGTATGCAAGTTTCTCTTTGCATTTCCATTTCATCTTGCCAATGGGTCTTCTTCTTTTGCTTGGGCCTCTCCAAGGAGCTGTGCAAATCCAGCTCACTGCTCTCAAAGGCTTTATTCAAATTGCTTTGCAAATTTcccttgttgttgttgttgcgacAGCCCAGCTTATCCTCCCTGCCACATATAACGGAAATGGATCTGCCTTGCATTTGCTTGGGATTGTAAATGGTGTCTGTGGAGAAACATTTACTATGGTTTTCTCCAGCCTCAGTTGAGGTACCTGTAGTAGAAGCTGTTTCCGAACATTTATCACATTCATGTTTGCTGGAATTAAAAAGGGGAAATAATTTgggttaaatttttatgtttcaaaattttatactttttggattttttgcaGGCCACTAGGAATATTAACACAGTCAGTATGACCATAGCCGCCAAGAGACCCGATAGTCCAGCTATCATGGTCATCATTTCATGAGGTTGGCCATCTGATGTCACTTTTGTTACTGTAAAGAAGAGagagaattttgaaattaattattagTTACAGATGtccaatagtttttttattgttttgaattgcatcgaaatttttgttcgattttaacacattgactgccaaggcacaTTCAGCAAATAATatgctgggggccacagcattttctttgtGTAATCTattcgaaaacgtcaatattgaaatttaggctactgtcagtaatatttactgcttagaaacagattttttttttataaataagagggtcttacaaaatggcgaaaaggatttttttatgggatactgagttagaaaaaatgctcagtacaagttcagaaagtgatgaagaatgtgaagattacagttttgatgaggaaattccagacaacatcggaaaaattcttaaaaatccagcactattgtctgacatggctagagagaataaaagtcgtgtcggacatatgtgtccgacgtggcgtaaaccgcatagtgaagtgtcacacatatgtgtccgacatggcagtcaatgtgttaaatatGCTTCATATTGTAGAATAAACCGAAataccagagctgtaaatgaatcatacttttttgattttaattcaatatgaattagctaaattttgaattaattcttttcacaagAAAatagaattgaatgaaatttgaatcaattcaaacgaattaggcagaaatgaatttcaattcatttccaattcaaatgaatttcttaaagtgaattgcaattcatttccaattcgtttgaattgtaattcaaatgaatgaagtCAAAAATAAGttacaatcaatcaaattcaagagcagatttagggggaatgaaaaataaaaatttaagtttcttttagCAAATAATACCAAATAATACAATTCCTGTTCTGCCGCTACCTGACAATTCCAGTATATCatgataatttcaaattaaatgtgATATACAAAACGAGAGTAATGCTGGctgtcttttaaataaaaaattagttgaataGCAAAACGACAGtaatgagttggaaatgaattgctaattctattttctaattcatttgaactaattcaaaatcaattcaattcaaatgaattgcaattcactttgacaaattcatttaaattagtAACTAGttctacaaattcatttgaattggaaacgaattgcaattaatttttactaaattcatttgaattgactcaaatttcattcaattaaattttttgtgtgaatgattcgcgaattaattcaaaaatgaccAAGACGCATTTAATTATTATTGAATACACCTTGCGAAAAacgtttgaaaaaaatgttatgggaaaaacttaaattttaaataaattctttctTCATTTTACAAAATGAGGCCATCATCTGTCATATTTTTTGTCTGAATCTTATTCTGCCTTTTTGCTTATATTCTGGATTGTTTAGGATAGCGGAGTTGTTTTAGCCATGTCCGTCGTCTGTATGTTGCtttcattttaaacttttagtaaaatgtttttcaaaatatgccATTATTACCACATTTTATTGGTAATGCACTTATTACAccaaaacattttattacaaaaacttCATCAACCACtgcaaaataattcaaaatttcaataacacTCATTTCCCATTTTCAAAGATATCTGACCAGTAGTTTacaagttacatatttattgccATTTGTACAGTATGTATATGaagcaatttttatttaaccgtctctttattttgaaagaaattcatattttttttaaaaaaatttaagcatgATTTGCTGAGAATGATGGAATAACATAACAGTTTTAAGAGAATGGCATTTACAAGAAGAGGAAGCAGCATCCACTATTGTGAAttacacaaatatttcatttacaaagaCAGCTGTAAATAAAGGTGGAATAGATTTTAAGTTTatgatttaaactttttaattttgaactAAACTTTAATACAGTATTTAAGAAATtccctttttaataaatttaattttttaaaacccagGAAGTTTCATCTGTCGTTTGTCGGCTTATTACTTTTTCCAAAGAATTATAGATACAAccacctacatacatacaaatttgaattttatttaaatagccGTTAGTGCGGTTGGGTTTTTTCTGCCATAAATTTTGACATTGTTTGTAAACaatgcatttttataaaaaaaaaattaaaaatcacctCACATTCACacccaaaattttattaatattaaagttgttcgccaaaataaaataaaaagaaatacatacaataaaagcAGAGTTGAACAAGTGTCAAGTTGAAGttcaaatttactttcaaattaaagcGAAATAAAAGTGACATAATTATTGTACGTACAAAAACAACTTATGTACAATTATTTAGTAGTTGTCAATGAACGCATTATATCCAATCGAAATAATTattgtaacttgaaatatatttttaaactttacaaataaattacgcATTATGTATTAAGagctacataaatatatattattattattattaaggtGTTTGTTTTGatggaaatattaaatttatatttttaatttatgcttTTTGTGTTTAATTAGCAATTACAATTGCTAATTTTTGTGTGCTCCAGTTTAAGTCAGTTTCACCCTCTCTCTAAGTCAGTCTAAACTTAAAGTATTTTACAGAATAATTAATTTGGggattttttgtatttcaaccTTGTAAAAGCCgttttctatagatttaaagttgttttgttaacagatttatttacGGCTAATAAGTGTGTACgcattaataaaagaaaatcttgtatttttaaattatagtcGTGTGGCAAACGGGGAAAAACTTTTTGGCGTATGCTGggaaaattgtataattttcttttgtccattaaaataatttatgtcaTAGTTGTCATAATTGAAGTTAGTAAAATGAAAACTGttgtttttagttgttttgaaaatttgttaatgGCTTAAACAATTACTAGCAGTTATTTATCATAACTTTTAATATTTCCTCAAGTTTTGCTAATTtggttttctatttaatttatgagattttcaaaaaatgtctacatatcgctcatttgctgccgggtgttttgaactgagaaatgcaaaatatgcgccgttctttagtctttcatatagttttatcagttttaaaaaaagtcaattattttttatatgagtgttttttcgttgtaaacgtcaaaattaaaattcatgttttctcctATATTTTTGACAAGTGaattaagaaatagtaaaatgtcataaaacattcaaaatcgtttttttcgaaacgaattttttttcaattatgacATACagcgatatgtatgtatatctagatTCTAGAGTTTCACGAAATATTTGATTTCGGATAggacaaaaaaatcaattttagctCGTATTCTTCggtaaaaaaaaaccttttaacagattttaatgcaacttcCAGGAAATATTCCATGAAGATTAAATTTTAGtcaaaattaacacaattttttaaaaacgattgatgataaaatatgataaaatgtttgataacgtcccagtaagcaccaaagccccaaaaattcaagcacttgaacattttgttggaatttgacttgaatgcaaatgtaattatactttaaacatgaaaaatatttgaaaatttattcatttttcaaacaaaaaacatgtggcttgaatttatgtttcctttttactggagatgctattgaaataaagtgtaatacaactgtaattcaattgcttgactataattcaaggcttgaattacacttgctttcaacttgatttccagtaaaaatgcttattggggtAGCTAtggaacattttttatagatgtttaaaacaaaaaaagtaacaagATAAAGGGTGAAAaaatgtttcccgattttcaTC belongs to Calliphora vicina chromosome 4, idCalVici1.1, whole genome shotgun sequence and includes:
- the LOC135956497 gene encoding uncharacterized protein LOC135956497, encoding MESSPFVLKTSNTKRFVIEDSITKVTSDGQPHEMMTMIAGLSGLLAAMVILTVLIFLVACKKSKNKHECDKCSETASTTGTSTEAGENHSKCFSTDTIYNPKQMQGRSISVICGREDKLGCRNNNNKGNLQSNLNKAFESSELDLHSSLERPKQKKKTHWQDEMEMQRETCIQIERY